A region of the Thermogladius calderae 1633 genome:
TACCGATATTCAGAGGCTACGAGGCGGACGAGGACGTCATCGACGACCCGAAGAGGTCGATAATCTACGAGCAGGCGGAGAACGGCCTGTGGACGAAGATGGCCGTCCTAGCGTTGACAATGTACGGAGTCAAGTAGCTCTCACAACGTTTTTTCTCTCCTCTCTTACTTCTAGCTCACTTAACGTAGTCCTCGAAGTCTACCTCCCTACCCTGCTTCACGAACTTGATCCTTAGCTCGGGCCTCACGTCGAGGCCGAGCCTTCTCAAGACTGCTAACACGGTTAGACCGTCAAGCTTGTCTATAATCCCCCTATTCAACATCTCATACAGCACGGAGACGACCACGGGGTATTCTCGCGGATACAACTGTTTCGTCTTCTCGACTAGTTCAAGCGCCCTGTCGTCGGACAGCTTACTGTAGACCACCCTCTCTGGATCAACGGGCTGGACTTCTCTCTCCTCCTTTTTCTGGGCCTGAGCGGAAAGGAGTCTCTTCAACATCTTCAACCTAAGTTCGTCGGGGAGTGCGTCGTCCAAGAATTACACCCTGCCCTCGTCCTATGCGAGTGCTTTACCACCTGTATATAGTCTAGATAAAACTTATGGAGACTCACGGCTTAAAACCCGCTCTACTAAAGTCGTCTAGGAGACTAAGCCTATGAGTTGTAGAGAGGCAAGGAATGCAAAGTATACAGCAATGTTTACCAGTGTCACTATAGCGCCGATCTTCGCAAACCTCGTGAAGGTGATGGTGATCCCCATCCTAGACTCGAGGTACTCTACGATGATGATGTTGGATGCCGCCCCGAGGATTGTCAGGTTCCCAGCTATCGTCGTGGACATCGCTAGTGTCAGCCAGGGTAGGTCTTGTTTTCCTGAGTAACCCGCTTCGTGAAGCTCGGTTATCATCAGCCTGGTGAAAGGCACGTTACTTATCAGCTGGCTCCCAACTACCGAGAGGGCCGAGATCGATAGAATACTGAGAGGTGTGTCGACCGGTTTTCCCGAAACAAACAGTGCTAGGAGGGGGTTTAGGAAGCCGCTTCTCCAGACCCCTTCCATGGTTATAAACATCGATATGAAGAAGACTATAGTGCCCCAGTCCACCTTACCTAAGACCTCACGTGGGTTCTCCGAGAACACATATATGGCCGAGGCGACGACAAAGGGGATAATCCCCCTCTCCTCTACGTAGGGGAGCCCCATCAGCTGTAGTAGATCGTTCACCACGAGCGCGGACACCGAGACGGCCAGCCCTATACCAGCCAGAGCAGCGTCTCTCCTGCTCTTTACCGTCTCCTCTGGGACGAGTAGTACCTCGCTCTTCCTCCCGTTTCTTACACCAAATAACTTCATCAAGATTAAGGGCGTGACGAGAAGGTTGAAAACAGTCGGTATAGACAAGTAGAGTACAAACTTCACGAAGGGCGCCGACATGCCAGACCTGACAGCGATTAGCATGTTCTGCGGGTTACCAATAGGTGTCATGACGGAGCCAATGGTCAAGGAGAAAGCCAGTAAGAGCATCATCATCTCGGAGTCGACGCCGATCGCTTTCGAGATAGTGTAGGCGATCGGCGGGCCCATCAACGCCACGGTGTCGTTGACAGCTAAGGCTGACAGGAGCCCAAATAACAGAGAGGATGCTACTACGAGCGACCTTTTTGTCTTGAACAGGCGTATGAACCTGCTCGCCATGTAGTCCAATAGCCCGGACCTCTCGGCTAGGCCTGTGATGCTGAACATGCCTATCAAGAACAGCACGACGCTGAAATCTATCACGCTGTTAAGCTCGTCGAGCCTTACGAGGCCTGATGCTACAGCAATGAACGCCGTGAATGTCATGATACTCCATATAGGGGTCTTCGGCCTCTTACCCCGAATAACCAAGGATACCATTAGCAACACTACTATGAAACCACCCGCCGCGAGCTTGACGTTCACTTCCTTCACCAAGCCTAACTATGAAGTGTGAGCTAGCTTAAAGGCGGGGCCCCCGCGATGACCCAGCAAAGGGGTCCCGCGGGCGATTCTCTAATAAGCCTTTTTAGACGCGAACTGTGGGATAAAATAATGCTCTGGCGGGACTCGGGGAACATGTTCGCGCTCTACGCTTCTATAGTCAAGAATCTCCGCGGGGTGGTCCTGTTCGATCTCGACGAAGAGGGTAGCTGGGACACTGTGGAGTGGTTGAGGAAGAGGTTCAAGTACAGGGACCTCGGCTTGACACCAAGACTCGTGGAGAAGTACAGGGACAAAGTCGAGAGGTACCTTCAAGGGAACCCCTTCAGAGAGCTGACGTTACCCATTACAGGGCTTGAGCGCATGGTGGAGCTCCTGGAGAACGGGGGCGTGTCGCGGGAAGTCTCCGAGCTCTTGGTGTTCTCTTCCGTCTACATTTCGCCAGCTATGTGTATTGGCGAGAGGTACTGCAAGGAAATAACGAGGCTTGTGGACGGAGCCGTTAAAGTGTGTAAGGATATGGGCGTAAACGGTTGGAAGCTACATCTAAGAATAGCAGACTACTCAATACTCGACTGGTACGAGAAGTGTGTTAAGACGTCTATGGACGTGATCAGGCGGAAAGACCCGCGTCTTTTGGAGGAGGTGCTCAAGGCTAGGGCCCAAATGATCGAGAAGGACAAGAAGAGGTACTGGCGGATTGATTGCCGCGATGGTAGGGTCTTTCTCGGCTACGTGGACTTGCTGGGACTGTACTATAGGCTTGGGCTGATCGACCGCGTCGACAAGCCCGACTATTCTACAAGCCTCGCAATAGTCCCCGTGGTATTCATACCAGGTGGTATGAAGTAGTTTTATAGTAAGGTAGTCTGCATTAAAGATCTGTTAGTGATGGGCGTGGTTGGAGTATTCATCGTAGTACTGGGAATAGCGATCAGCCTCGTAGGCTTCCTACTGATGCTGTTCGGGGCCTTACTTTCTGGGGAGGAGGATAGGGGAAACAGAGTAGAGGGTGGGGGTGTTCTGATCATCGGGCCGATACCCATCGTCTTTGGGACGAGTAGAAGGGCTGCCCTAGTAGCGGCGATTATCGGGTTAGTATTAGTGGCTGTAACCATAGCGTTCCTAGTGCTAACCACGTGGTGATGGTATGAGCGGCCTAACACGCATAGGCTTCCTGCTCTTCGTGGCAGGTATTGCAATGTCGATTGTGGGGGTTTTACTAGTAATCTTTGAGTCCTCGACGTCGGCTACCAACGTGTCGACAGGGTTCTGCGTAGTACTGTTCTTCGTTCCGATCTGCTTTGGCTCGGGCCCAGCTGGGGGTGTCCTGTTGGTCATCTCTCTACTGGTCGCTTTATTGATAGTAACCTCTACTCTCCTACTCGTAGTAATCTCGCGTAGACGCACACCCACCCAGTCGCCTAGCCTACCGAGCTAGGCTGGTCGCCGGATACCTGACGCGTTTCGCCCGCTACTGCCTTTCCGATAATCCATCTCCTAACCACGAGACCCATTGGCTGACCTAGGGCTCTCCTCGTAAACCTACAAAACGAGCACTCGGTCCCGCTACTTATGAGGCCGCAACTAGCACAGGCCTTCGGCTGGGCCTGCTCTGCCGACCTCATAGACATTGTTCTCCTAGCGTGAGACCTGAGTAGTGAGACCTTGAAGCCGGGTGACTCCTCCTCAGCCCTGTCGAGCAGTTCTCTTACATAGCTCTCGAGCCAGCCTACGTGCTTGAACGGGCACTTTACGCTCACGAACGGTAGTCCGTACAGCTTCGCAAAGGTCTCGACCTCGAACTCGTAGAACTCGTAGAGCGGCTTCACCTTTCTAGCGGCGAGCCCGGGAACCTCGTAATTAACGGGGGAGATCTTGTATAGCTGGTCGTAGTCCTGTAGCAGGAAGCTCTTCACTATGTACACGGCCATGTCGTCCCCGTGGTGAGCGGTAGCCAGCGCGTCGTAACCTAGGTCCATGGTGAGCGCGTTCAGTACGTACCTCTTCACCATGCCGCACACACTGCAGGGGCTTCTCTTGGTCTTCGCGACAAGCTCGGGGATGCCAATACCGTACTCGGAGAGGTCTACAATGAGGTAGTCTAGGCCGTGCTCTACACTGAACCTTCTCACGGTCTCCACGGATATCCTGGAGTACTCTCCTATGGCCAGGTTTACGTGGACTACGAGCATTTTCGCGAGGCCGGACTCCGAAAGAAGCTTGGTGAGGGTTACGCTGTCTTTGCCGCCAGAAACGCCTACGACAACCCTGCTACCTTTACCGAACATCTTGTACCTATTCACGCTTCTCTCTAGCTTGCGTAGGAGGTACTCCGCGAAATGCTCTCTGCAGAGGTTGAGCTTAGCATAGGGCAACCTCACAACGGCTTCCCTCTCGCAGTAGTGGCACTTTACCATGACGACACCTTGGTTCGGGGCACTAGCTTTTTACATAAACCTGCTGATAGACTTATCAAGGTGCTGCCTAGCTTGGGCAATGGCGTCCCGATGGACTTCGCCATCCTAATCCCCGTGCTGAACGAAAGAGAGGGGCTGGAGAAAACCCTTAAAGAGATAATCGAGTTGGGTTACGACCCGGCCAGGATTCTCGTCGTAGACGGAGGCTCGACAGACGGCACACCCGATGTCGCGAGGAGTTTCGGGGTGAGAGTGGTTCAACAAGAAGGGCGTGGTAAGGCAGACGCCATAAAGTCCGGCTTAAAGTACATAAACGACAGCGTAGTTGTAGTAATGGACGGCGACTACACTTACCCAGCCGAGCACATCCGAGACCTTATAAAAAAGGTCAACGAGGGTTACGACCTAGTAATAGGGGCCAGGAAGCACTTCGAGAAGGGGGCCCAGACCGCTGTCTACAGGTTCGGCAACTGGTTCCTGACCAGCATGTTCAACATCTTTTACGGCGTGAAACTGAGCGACGCGCTGAGCGGCATGTACGCGGTGAAAAAGCGTATCCTAGACGAGGTCGAGTTCGAGTTCAAAGACTTCAGCATAGAGGCCGAGATCTTGTCCCACACCCTCTCGACAGGCTACAAAGTAGCCGAGATCCCCATCAAGTACAGGAGGAGAGTGGGCAAGAAGAAACTAGGTGTTAGGCACGGCTTCACGATACTCTTAAGCATGTTGTTGCTGACATGGAGGTACAACCCGACTTTCACCGTGTTCTTACTCGGAGCCCTGACCCTAATACCGGGACTGTACTTCGACTTCTACGTGTTCCTTAAGTACTTTCTAACAGGCGTCATACACCACATTAGGGCCCTAGTAGGGGCCATATTCACGACAACGGGTATTGTGAGCTTCTCCCTCGCGCTGGCCGTATTCTACATGAAAAGAATGGAGGTGAGGTTGCTAAGGAGGATATCGCAGTACTGTCGTGACTGAGTCGTGGAAGTAACCGAGTCTAACAACACGTTTTTATCCCTTGAGATACTTTCTGAATATGGGGGTTACCAATGAACAGGGATCAAATGGTCGGGTGGGGTCTAGTCGTTGTGAGCATCGTAGTCATAGTAGTGTACGGCTACATACTTTTCATGACCCCCTACTGGGTACAACTACTCCAGTTAACAGCGATGATAGCTGTCCTAGGCGTGTTCGGAATACTGGCTTGGATCGGCTACACTCTTGCCACTACACCGCCTCCTAAGCCAATTGAAGAGATAGAGAAGGAGATAGAGGAGGAACTCAAGAAGCTGGAACAAGAGAAGTCGGGGACGCCTAGTTAAGCCGGCTATTAGAGCCGCTCTAAATTGCCACGGCTATCACACCGAGAGGTGTTTTTGCTAACTCCTTGAATCGAGAGCATAAAACACCTAGACTGGATCTATTCTCTACTAGGATGATGAGTTACTCCCGGTTAGATAGGTGAAGAGAACTTACCTGGCTGAAACCTCACCCCCGAGCAAGAGGCCATTACTCGAGGGGTTAGTGGTATTCGACGAGTGCTCACGAGCGTTTGAACGACAGATAATTACGTGCGGTTAGGGCTCGCGTGAGAAAGCGGGTGGCTGTCGACTTCGTGTCCCACGAGCACGTTAAAAACGCTATCGCGAAAAGTGCTTGCCTTACTCCCTCTACAGCGTCCTCAGCCTCGGCTCAACGATCCTCTCGATTGCTAGACCCACCAAAACGAAGGCCAGGCTTGTTATCGAGATCAGGATACCCGGAGGTAGGATCCACCACCACACGTCGTACCTGTTGGAGTCCCTTGCCCTACTGAGTACTGCACCCCACGTGGGGTACCCCGACCTTATACCCAGCACACTTAGACCCGCCTCGGTCAGTATGGCCGACGGCACTGAGAACACCATGGAGGCTACACCGTAGGCTGCCACCTGCGGTAGTATGTGCTTGAGGATCACCCTGCTGTTGCTCGCGCCAAGCGCTAGCGCGGCCTCGATGTACGGCTCCTCCTTGATGCTCAGGGTCATCGTCCTGACGGTTATCGCGAGGCCTCCCCAGCCGAAGACTATCAGGACGGTGATTATGGTCATCAGCACCATGAACGGGTTGTTGACGAACACCAACAACGCGATCTGGCCCAGCAGTATAAGGATCGGCAGGAGCGGTATGTTACCTATGACGTCAACGGTCCTCTGGATCGCCTCGTCGACGTAGCCTC
Encoded here:
- a CDS encoding ATP-binding protein, which produces MVKCHYCEREAVVRLPYAKLNLCREHFAEYLLRKLERSVNRYKMFGKGSRVVVGVSGGKDSVTLTKLLSESGLAKMLVVHVNLAIGEYSRISVETVRRFSVEHGLDYLIVDLSEYGIGIPELVAKTKRSPCSVCGMVKRYVLNALTMDLGYDALATAHHGDDMAVYIVKSFLLQDYDQLYKISPVNYEVPGLAARKVKPLYEFYEFEVETFAKLYGLPFVSVKCPFKHVGWLESYVRELLDRAEEESPGFKVSLLRSHARRTMSMRSAEQAQPKACASCGLISSGTECSFCRFTRRALGQPMGLVVRRWIIGKAVAGETRQVSGDQPSSVG
- a CDS encoding SLC13 family permease translates to MNVKLAAGGFIVVLLMVSLVIRGKRPKTPIWSIMTFTAFIAVASGLVRLDELNSVIDFSVVLFLIGMFSITGLAERSGLLDYMASRFIRLFKTKRSLVVASSLLFGLLSALAVNDTVALMGPPIAYTISKAIGVDSEMMMLLLAFSLTIGSVMTPIGNPQNMLIAVRSGMSAPFVKFVLYLSIPTVFNLLVTPLILMKLFGVRNGRKSEVLLVPEETVKSRRDAALAGIGLAVSVSALVVNDLLQLMGLPYVEERGIIPFVVASAIYVFSENPREVLGKVDWGTIVFFISMFITMEGVWRSGFLNPLLALFVSGKPVDTPLSILSISALSVVGSQLISNVPFTRLMITELHEAGYSGKQDLPWLTLAMSTTIAGNLTILGAASNIIIVEYLESRMGITITFTRFAKIGAIVTLVNIAVYFAFLASLQLIGLVS
- a CDS encoding glycosyltransferase family 2 protein, with protein sequence MGNGVPMDFAILIPVLNEREGLEKTLKEIIELGYDPARILVVDGGSTDGTPDVARSFGVRVVQQEGRGKADAIKSGLKYINDSVVVVMDGDYTYPAEHIRDLIKKVNEGYDLVIGARKHFEKGAQTAVYRFGNWFLTSMFNIFYGVKLSDALSGMYAVKKRILDEVEFEFKDFSIEAEILSHTLSTGYKVAEIPIKYRRRVGKKKLGVRHGFTILLSMLLLTWRYNPTFTVFLLGALTLIPGLYFDFYVFLKYFLTGVIHHIRALVGAIFTTTGIVSFSLALAVFYMKRMEVRLLRRISQYCRD
- a CDS encoding TIGR00304 family membrane protein, whose product is MGVVGVFIVVLGIAISLVGFLLMLFGALLSGEEDRGNRVEGGGVLIIGPIPIVFGTSRRAALVAAIIGLVLVAVTIAFLVLTTW